GTAGTAGGGGATCACGGTGGTCCGGCGTCGCCAGAAGCCCCGACGGATCACGAGGTGGTCGTCGCCGACGGAGTACCCGAGGTTGACGTAGCGGAGGTGGGCCGCCGGGGGCACCGCGAAGAAGATGGCCGCCGAGAGATACCAGTACCCCGTCCCAAATCCGGTCAGGCTCGAGACGCCGAACGCGAGCACGACGAAAACCGCCGCGACGAGCGCGTAGCGCACGAGGTAGCGCCGGCGGGCGACTGCCGGTGGCGACTCGAATCGCGGGGGCTCGGTGCCCGTGAGGTTCTCCGCGAACGTCTGGACACGCTCAGCCCTCGCCAGCGGGACGGCGGACGTGCTCCCACCGCTCGAGTCCGGACCGTAGCCGGCGGTTTCTACCCAGAGGCCCGCGTAGCCGAGGGCGCGCTGGAGCGGATTGTCGGTGATCGTCACGGACTGGACCTTCTCGGCCGGAACGGAGCCGCTGTAACGCTGGAGCAGGCCGCGCTCGTAGACGAAGTCGTCGCCGGCGCGTCCGAGCCGGAAGTCGTAGTAGGTGACGAAGGTGTAGGCGACGCTGACGGCGTAGGTGACGACGACGGCGTTCACTACCGAGGCGAGCCCCAGAATCAGGTAACTCGAGGGCGTCCCGTCTGTGAACGAGGCCGGGCCGCCGAACGGCTGGGCCGTCGCGAGCAACAGCGCCTCTACCTGGTTGGTGAAGAAGAACGCGAGTGCGAGAACGCCGGCGGCCGCTGCCGGGCGAACCGTCGTAAACGCGTAGAGCAACAACTCCCGCGCGTCGAGTGCGAAGAGGAGCGTCGGTCGGTCGTCCTCGAACGGCGCCTCCGTCTCCGTTTCTGTTTCCGTCCTCGTGGTCGAGGCCCCGAGGTCCGAACCCGTGGGGGCCGGGGCCTGGCCGCTCGAGGGGTGCTCCCGCTCGCTCTCGTGCTCACGTTCGTGCTGGTCGGTTTCGTCCGGTGTGGTCGTGGAGTTGGCCGCTGGAGCGGACGTACTGGTGGCGGTCTCGGCCGCACCGGTTCGTCTGGCGGTTCGCCGCCGAATCTCGCGCTGCACGCGCTTCGCTTCGTCCTCGCCGACGAAATCGAGTGCCGCTTCCGTCTCGCCGCCGCCGGCGGTTTCGATCGAGACGACGGCGAGACCCACCACGCGGTGGAACACGCCCTGGCGAACGTCGACGTTCTGAATGCGCCGGTAGGGAATCTCTCGAGCGCGTCGGGAGAAGACGCCGGAGGCGACGTCGACCGTATCCTCCGTGAGCGCGTACCCGAACCGGTAGTAGTACGCGAGTCCGTACGCGGCGCCGACGAGCAGTCCGACGGGTGAGAGATACAGTGTCCAGGACACGGAGACGGCGTCGAAGACGGCACTCAGCGCGCTCACGAGGAAGAACGGCATCGAGAATCCGACGACGGCCGACCGGACCGTGGTCGTGACCGCGCTCAACGGGTGGAGGCGACTCGAGCCCGTCATACGCCGTCGTCGGCCTCGCTCTCGACGGCCAGTTCCCGGAGCGTGTCCTGGAGGCGGCGGGCGCGTTCGGGGGTGAGTCCCGGGACTCGTACGTCGGCGTTTCGCGAGCCGGCCGTGTAGACGACGACGCTCGAGAGGCCCAGCGCCCGTTCGACGGGGCCGAACTGCGTGTCGACGTGCTGGACGCGAACGAACGGGACGGCCGTCTCGACGAACGTCACGACGCCCCGCTCGAGGTAGAGCGCGTCGTCCTGGAGGTCGAAGTGCCAGCGGCCGTAGAGGACGATCGCGTAGACGATGCCGAGAACGAGTGCGAGTGCGACGACGGCGACCGTCACGGTGATCGGTATCGAGAACAGCCACTGGTCGACGGCGCTGACGGCGACGCCGAGGAGGACCGCCAGCAGCACCCACCGAGCGATCCACACCAGGCGAATGCGCGGATGCAACGATTCCATAGCCGAATCCTCTCAGGTGAGTCGGATAAACGTGCGGATTGGTGGCGCGTTCGGTTGTCGAGTCGCCGCCGTAGAGTGTTCAGTCGCCGGGGCTGTCACCGACGAGCGTTCGGTCGTCGAGTCACTGTTGTCGAGCGTCCGGTCGTCGAGTTGGCACCGACGAGCGTTCGGTCGTCGAGTCACTGTTGTCGAGCGTTCGGTCGTCGAGTTGGCACCGACGAGCGTTCAGTCGTCGACGCGCTCGGCGTACTCCGCGGGAGTGTACGTCGATAATTCGAGGGCGTGGATGTCGGTCGTCATGTGTCCCTCGAGGGCGTCGTAAACGCGTTGGTGTTGCTGGACGAGTGGGAGGCCCTCGAACGCCGGCGAGATGACCGTCGCCGCCAGGTGATCGTCGTCGTGGTCGCCGCGGGCGCGGGCGACGGTCACGTCGGCGTCCTCGAGTTCGGATTCGATGAGAGATTCGACGGCTTCGGGTTCCATGTCCGGTTCATCGTCCGAAGTGCCCAAAAGCGCCCCGGTCTCGTCGTCTCCGTTACTGTAGCCGCCACCGTCTCCGTTACCGCCATCTCCGCCACCGTCGCCGTTGTTGCCATTTCTGTGACTATCTTCGTAGCCGCCGTCCTACCCACCCCCTCCGTAGCCGCCGTCCTACCCACCCCCTCCGTAGCCGCCGTCTTCGCCACCGTCCTCGTTGCCGCCGTCGCCGTCGGCCGGCGCGTTTATACTGGTCGCCTCCACACCGCCGAACATGTCACTCGCAGCCGACACGCGACGGGCAGTCGACGCCCATCCGTTTCTCCACACCGCGCTCCGTGCAGGCGTGGTCAACTACACCGCCGCCGCCCGCTTCCTCGCGGTGGACGGCGAAGCCGACGCGGTCGCGACGGCGCTCAGGCGCTACGCCGACGAACTCGAGGCACTCGATTCGGACGACCGGACCGTCCGCGTTCGCATGCAAAGCGGCGTCGGGCCAGTCAACGACCCCGACGAGGCCATCCTGGCGGTCGGCTCGACCCTCCTCGGCACC
This region of Natronosalvus halobius genomic DNA includes:
- a CDS encoding PH domain-containing protein, yielding MTGSSRLHPLSAVTTTVRSAVVGFSMPFFLVSALSAVFDAVSVSWTLYLSPVGLLVGAAYGLAYYYRFGYALTEDTVDVASGVFSRRAREIPYRRIQNVDVRQGVFHRVVGLAVVSIETAGGGETEAALDFVGEDEAKRVQREIRRRTARRTGAAETATSTSAPAANSTTTPDETDQHEREHESEREHPSSGQAPAPTGSDLGASTTRTETETETEAPFEDDRPTLLFALDARELLLYAFTTVRPAAAAGVLALAFFFTNQVEALLLATAQPFGGPASFTDGTPSSYLILGLASVVNAVVVTYAVSVAYTFVTYYDFRLGRAGDDFVYERGLLQRYSGSVPAEKVQSVTITDNPLQRALGYAGLWVETAGYGPDSSGGSTSAVPLARAERVQTFAENLTGTEPPRFESPPAVARRRYLVRYALVAAVFVVLAFGVSSLTGFGTGYWYLSAAIFFAVPPAAHLRYVNLGYSVGDDHLVIRRGFWRRRTTVIPYYRIQTVSNRRSIFQRRLGLTSVVVDTASSQTFVWKTPTIYDVDLGDGRTVASTGRKRLQTALRERRDATDEGPRFSVDFT
- a CDS encoding PH domain-containing protein; the encoded protein is MESLHPRIRLVWIARWVLLAVLLGVAVSAVDQWLFSIPITVTVAVVALALVLGIVYAIVLYGRWHFDLQDDALYLERGVVTFVETAVPFVRVQHVDTQFGPVERALGLSSVVVYTAGSRNADVRVPGLTPERARRLQDTLRELAVESEADDGV
- a CDS encoding BolA family protein, which encodes MEPEAVESLIESELEDADVTVARARGDHDDDHLAATVISPAFEGLPLVQQHQRVYDALEGHMTTDIHALELSTYTPAEYAERVDD
- a CDS encoding DUF7523 family protein; protein product: MSLAADTRRAVDAHPFLHTALRAGVVNYTAAARFLAVDGEADAVATALRRYADELEALDSDDRTVRVRMQSGVGPVNDPDEAILAVGSTLLGTGGDSSAYTAIVATGEVDARAVSTALAALSIADIEVVAAGFEPETLVVAVERLDGANAVRAIEGVLETALE